In Rhinoraja longicauda isolate Sanriku21f chromosome 38, sRhiLon1.1, whole genome shotgun sequence, the following are encoded in one genomic region:
- the LOC144610897 gene encoding hydroxylysine kinase-like: protein MADSEKVAVIRPSLSEAQVVVLVGRLYGLKVSKVHPLPSYMDQNFHVIVWETQEGGDHGEGYILKVLNTADSQNADLVEAQTRIMMFLNQKGFLTAVPIPTIDGKIMSLETISYGQEYKNYIVRLLTYLPGTQLLKIPADPQILYKIGRTLAQINKVLIEFNHPNIKSLQQDSFIWNLSNTHLLEKYLFAVKNTHDRQIVDDVIQQFMKKILPNINNFQKSIIHGDFSHTNILVQPLHSSADRSNAAGHMQQQLEISGILDFGNTDYGYCVHDVAICIMYLTLDSKAPLYVGGHILAGFESVIPLTLQERDALYLLVLCRFSKSLVLGAYNILLYPENEEYLLTTSRTGWKHLHQLWELGKEAVEKVWFETAKSYLTL from the exons ATGGCTGACTCAGAGAAAGTTGCTGTAATCAGACCCTCACTGAGTGAGGCCCAGGTGGTGGTGTTGGTCGGACGGTTGTACGGTCTGAAGGTTTCAAAAGTCCATCCACTGCCCAGTTACATGGACCAGAACTTCCACGTCATTGTATGGGAGACCCAGGAAGGTGGAGATCACGGAGAGGGCTACATCCTCAAGGTGCTGAACACTGCCGACAGCCAAAACGCTGATTTGGTGGAAGCACAAACGCGAATCATGATGTTCCTGAACCAGAAAGGTTTTCTTACAGCCGTACCAATCCCAACCATTGATGGCAAGATTATGTCCCTGGAGACAATCA GTTATGGTCAAGAATATAAGAACTACATAGTCCGCTTGTTGACCTACCTGCCAGGAACTCAACTACTGAAGATCCCTGCAGACCCACAGATCTTGTACAAAATTGGCcgaacacttgctcagattaacaaAGTTCTGATA GAATTCAATCACCCCAACATAAAGAGTCTGCAACAAGATTCTTTCATCTGGAACCTTTCAAACACTCACCTTCTGGAAAAGTACCTGTTCGCAGTGAAGAACACCCATGATCGCCAAATTGTGGATGACGTTATTCAGCAATTTATGAAGAAGATACTTCCAAATATCAACAACTTTCAGAAAA GCATTATTCACGGGGACTTCAGTCACACCAACATTCTCGTGCAGCCTCTTCATTCATCAGCTGATCGCTCCAACGCAGCAGGTCACATGCAGCAGCAGCTGGAGATTTCTGGCATCCTGGACTTTGGCAATACAGACTATGGTTACTGTGTGCATGATGTGGCCATCTGTATAATGTACCTCACGCTGGACAGCAAAGCCCCCCTGTATGTTGGAGGCCATATTCTCGCAGGCTTCGAGAGTGTGATCCCGTTAACTCTCCAGGAAAGGGATGCCTTGTATTTGCTGGTTCTTTGCAGATTTTCCAAGTCTCTGGTTTTAGGGGCATATAATATTCTGCTTTACCCTGAAAATGAAGAGTACCTACTGACCACATCAAGAACTGGCTGGAAGCATTTGCATCAACTCTGGGAGTTGGGAAAAGAAGCAGTGGAGAAGGTTTGGTTTGAGACGGCCAAGTCCTACCTCACTCTGTGA